One genomic region from Macaca mulatta isolate MMU2019108-1 chromosome 20, T2T-MMU8v2.0, whole genome shotgun sequence encodes:
- the DPEP2NB gene encoding DPEP2 neighbor protein gives MSDRILYILSNMSSVPWEGSAAAAVPATSPPTPGHYHVLYRGCGETQVGWHGETYCLVGGYRAYGDTPLATSTKAEAEKPAPSRAPKRRQATTESDKDLGCSSPKIRRLEYSGRRLTPQKLAG, from the exons ATGTCTGACCGGATCCTCTATATTCTCTCTAACATGTCCTCTGTCCCCTGGGAGGGCAGCGCAGCAG CTGCAGTGCCTGCCACTTCTCCTCCCACACCTGGGCACTACCATGTTCTCTACCGAGGGTGTGGAGAAACTCAGGTAGGCTGGCATGGGGAGACGTACTGCCTGGTTGGTGGCTATCGGGCCTATGGGGATACCCCTTTGGCCACCTCAACAAAGGCTGAAGCAGAGAAGCCAGCCCCCAGCCGTGCTCCCAAGAGACGTCAAGCTACAACAGAGTCAGATAAAGACCTCGGTTGCTCTAGCCCCAAAATTCGGCGCTTGGAGTATAGTGGCAGGAGACTGACCCCACAGAAGCTTGCTGGATGA